The Raphanus sativus cultivar WK10039 chromosome 2, ASM80110v3, whole genome shotgun sequence genome includes a region encoding these proteins:
- the LOC108842093 gene encoding formin-like protein 20 isoform X1, protein MALFRRFFYKKPPDHLLEISERLYVFDCCFSSDVMGEDEYKLYLGGIVAQLQDHFPDASFMVFNFREGEQRSQISDVLSQYDMTVMDYPRQYETCPLLPLEMIHHFLKSSESWLSLEGQQNVLLMHCEKGGWPVLAFMLSGLLLYRKQYQGEQKTLEMVHKQAPKELLHILSPLNPQPSQLRYLQYISRRNLTSDWPPSDTPLLLDCLILRDLPHFEGMKGCRPIIRVYGQDPKSKANRTSVVLFSTPKTNKHTRLYQQEECILVKLDIQCRVQGDVVLECIHLHDDFVREEMVFRIMFHTAFVRGNILIVERDEMDILWDAKDQFPKEFKAEVLFAGADTVVPAIATAPVSDDENDFDITSPEEFYEVEEIFSDVIEGPDHTVDSDSFVVVDTASDDSEGKEVWKGDVEPNAFLDCASDDSNHKHEVHVEASADPVKDITVDDVQYRSDGKADTSIDSVKDIGIDDSDEQRKRTMEAKEENDSIAAESEHKGDEEGNDLESTTQKANADLNIPVSDKTKAAPRKVVGANAKVAGDSLKPKSKQQETQGPNVRMAKPNAVSRWIPSNKGSYKDSMHVAYPPTRTNSAPASITTSLKDGKRATSPDGVVPKDAKTKYLRATVSSSDIMRSRTPIWLSPDSSPKEKASSLPASPHKAPPTPQHPPTAPALTSLTSEATSVLQSSQAAASPPPPPPPPPPPLPTYSSQSRNDSYSQTSHIPEPPPFPSERLNSGTVLPPPPPPPPPFASVKPNNGTLLPPSLAWKSVYTSSLATPTTCSTSQPPPPPPPPPWKPVYASIPETHEEGSTSYNSPPPPPQPPPPPPPFASEKPNNGTVLPPSLAWKSVYTSTLATPTTCSTSQPPPPPPPPPWKPVYTSILETHEEGSTSYNSPSPPPPPPPPPPPPPFSSSNTPKSSGGHIPPPSPMPYMSIAPSPSPKTSPINGFSAAPPPPPPPPFSKAHSVPFLPPPPASYGFPTPPPPFGHVGSVTPPPSQPPSHGASPPPPPPPPPPPPFGHVGSVPPPPFQPPRHGAPPPPPPPPPPPFGSSSPPPPPPPPFRSAGPPPPPPPPFGSTGPPPPPPPPPFGSTGPPPPPPPPFGSTGPPPPPPPPPFGSTGPPPPPPPPFRSTGPPPPPPPPFRTGGPPPPPPPPFGTSGPPPPPPPPFRSGGPPPPPPPPFISGGPPPPPPPPMLGGAPPPPPPPMRGGAPPPPPPPMRGGAPPPPPPPMRGGAPPPPPPPGGRAPGGPPPPPPPGGRAPGPPPPPGPRPPGGPPPPPGPRPPGAPPGAPPAGRGRGLSRPGLGSSAPKKSSLKPLHWVKVTRALQGSLWDELQRQGQTAPEFDVSEIETLFSAIVPKPADKAGGRRKSVGAKPEKIQLIDLRRANNTEIMLTKVKMPLPDMMAAVLAMDDTVLDIDQIENLIKFCPTKEEMELLKNYTGDKATLGKCEQYFLELMKVPRVESKMRVFSFKIQFGTQIKEFKKSLNAVNSACDEVRCLQELTLIFPFSPYIFPFLRLFLSSLLVHQVRTSQKLKEIMKKILYLGNTLNQGTARGAAVGFKLDSLLKLSDTRAANSKMTLMHYLCKVLASKGSDLLDFHKDLGSLESASKIQLKSLAEEMQAIIKGLEKLNQELTASESDGPVSEVFRKTLKDFISVATTEVTAVSSLYSVVGNNADALAYYFGEDPKRCPFEQVTATLLNFIRLFKKAHEENIKQEELEKKKAAKEAEMEKAKGVSLTKKPVDDS, encoded by the exons ATGGCGCTGTTCCGTCGCTTCTTCTACAAAAAGCCTCCCGATCACCTTCTCGAGATCTCCGAGCGTCTCTATG TTTTTGACTGCTGTTTCTCGAGCGATGTTATGGGAGAGGATGAGTACAAACTGTACTTGGGCGGCATCGTTGCTCAGCTACAGGATCATTTCCCAGACGCCTCTTTCATGGTCTTCAACTTCAGAGAAGGAGAGCAGCGGAGTCAAATATCAGATGTGCTGTCTCAGTACGACATGACGGTTATGGATTATCCTCGGCAGTACGAGACTTGTCCGCTCTTACCTCTTGAGATGATCCATCACTTTCTAAAATCCAGCGAGAGCTGGTTATCACTGGAAGGCCAACAGAATGTTCTGCTGATGCATTGCGAAAAAGGTGGTTGGCCTGTTCTTGCTTTCATGTTATCAGGGCTGTTGTTGTACAGAAAGCAGTATCAGGGCGAGCAGAAGACTCTTGAGATGGTGCACAAACAGGCTCCCAAGGAGCTTCTTCATATACTCTCTCCTCTTAACCCTCAGCCTTCTCAACTCAGATACCTTCAGTACATCTCTAGAAGAAACTTGACCTCTGATTGGCCTCCTTCAGATACTCCCCTTCTTTTGGATTGTTTGATTCTCAGAGATCTCCCACATTTTGAGGGTATGAAAGGCTGCAGACCAATCATCCGGGTTTACGGTCAGGACCCTAAATCCAAAGCGAACAGGACCTCCGTTGTTCTCTTTTCCACACCAAAGACGAACAAACACACTCGTCTCTACCAACAG GAAGAGTGTATCCTGGTGAAATTAGATATCCAATGCCGTGTTCAAGGGGATGTTGTTCTGGAATGTATACACTTGCACGATGATTTTGTGCGTGAAGAGATGGTCTTTAGAATCATGTTCCACACAGCATTTGTCCGTGGTAATATTTTAATTGTCGAGCGCGATGAGATGGATATACTTTGGGATGCCAAGGACCAGTTCCCAAAGGAATTCAAGGCAGAG GTACTTTTTGCTGGTGCTGATACCGTGGTGCCTGCTATTGCAACAGCCCCAGTATCAGATGATGAGAACGATTTTGATATCACTTCACCTGAAGAGTTTTATGAGGTGGAGGAGATTTTTAGCGATGTGATTGAGGGGCCTGACCATACGGTTGACTCAGATAGTTTTGTGGTTGTTGATACTGCTTCAGATGACTCTGAGGGTAAAGAGGTGTGGAAGGGGGACGTGGAACCCAATGCGTTTCTAGATTGTGCATCTGATGATTCAAATCATAAACATGAGGTGCATGTGGAGGCTAGCGCAGATCCAGTCAAAGATATAACTGTTGATGATGTACAGTATAGGTCAGATGGGAAGGCAGATACCAGTATTGACTCAGTGAAGGATATAGGGATAGATGATAGTGATGAGCAGCGAAAGAGGACAATGGAAGCAAAGGAGGAGAATGATTCTATAGCAGCAGAGTCGGAACACAAAGGTGATGAAGAAGGCAATGATTTGGAGTCTACAACTCAGAAAGCAAATGCTGATCTCAACATCCCTGTATCTGACAAAACAAAAGCTGCACCAAGGAAAGTGGTCGGAGCAAATGCAAAAGTGGCTGGAGATTCACTCAAACCGAAGTCTAAGCAGCAAGAAACTCAAGGTCCTAATGTTAGAATGGCTAAGCCTAATGCAGTTTCTCGGTGGATTCCTTCAAACAAGGGCTCATACAAAGATTCTATGCATGTGGCGTACCCTCCGACAAGGACAAACAGTGCTCCGGCTTCAATTACCACTTCTCTCAAGGATGGTAAAAGAGCTACATCGCCTGATGGCGTGGTTCCAAAAGATGCTAAGACTAAATATCTGAGAGCGACTGTTTCTTCATCGGATATTATGAGGAGTCGAACTCCAATTTGGTTATCACCAGATTCTAGCCCAAAGGAAAAGGCGTCGTCTCTACCTGCCTCTCCACATAAGGCCCCTCCAACACCTCAGCATCCACCTACAGCTCCAGCTCTGACTTCTCTAACCAGTGAGGCTACGTCAGTTTTACAGTCTTCACAAGCAGCTGCGTCACCTCCTCCACCGCCAccgccgccaccaccaccactacctACTTATTCTTCGCAGAGCCGAAATGACAGCTACTCTCAAACATCTCATATCCCGGAACCACCTCCATTTCCATCTGAGAGACTAAACAGTGGAACTGTGttgccaccaccaccaccaccacctcctccttttGCATCTGTGAAACCAAACAATGGAACCTTGTTGCCACCGTCTCTTGCTTGGAAGTCTGTGTATACTTCATCTTTGGCAACTCCTACGACATGTTCTACTTCtcaacctcctcctccaccacctccaccaccgtGGAAGCCTGTGTATGCTTCGATTCCTGAAACTCATGAGGAAGGCTCTACATCTTACaattctccaccaccaccaccacaaccaccaccacctcctcctccttttgCATCTGAGAAGCCAAACAATGGAACCGTGTTGCCACCGTCTCTTGCTTGGAAGTCTGTGTACACTTCAACTTTGGCAACTCCTACGACATGTTCTACTTCTcaacctcctccaccaccacctccaccaccgtGGAAGCCTGTGTATACTTCGATTCTTGAAACTCATGAGGAAGGCTCTACATCTTACAATTctccatcaccaccaccaccaccgccaccaccacctcctcctcctccttttagTTCATCAAATACACCAAAATCCAGTGGAGGTCACATTCCTCCTCCTTCCCCAATGCCTTATATGAGTATTGCACCTTCGCCATCACCCAAGACGTCTCCTATTAACGGTTTTTCTgctgctcctccacctcctcctcctcctccttttagTAAAGCACATTCAGTCCCTTTCCTTCCACCCCCGCCAGCAAGTTATGGATTCCCAACTCCACCTCCTCCTTTTGGTCACGTTGGTTCAGTTACTCCGCCTCCTTCTCAACCACCAAGTCATGGAGCCTCTcccccaccacctccaccaccaccaccaccacctcctttTGGTCACGTAGGTTCAGTTCCTCCACCTCCTTTTCAACCACCGAGACATGGAGCCCCTCCACCACCTCCGCCACCACCGCCACCTCCATTTGGATCTAGTAGTCCTCCGCCACCACCGCCACCTCCATTTCGATCTGCCGGAcctccgccaccaccaccacctccattTGGATCTACTGGACCtccgccaccaccaccgcctcctCCATTTGGATCTACGGGACCTCCGCCACCACCGCCACCTCCATTTGGATCTACGGGAcctccgccaccaccaccacctcctccattTGGATCTACGGGAcctccgccaccaccaccacctcctttTAGATCGACTGgacctcctccacctccaccgcCTCCGTTTAGAACTGGTGGACCTccgcctccaccaccacctccattTGGAACTAGTGGAcctccgccaccaccaccacctccattTAGATCTGGTGGACCTCCgccgccaccaccacctccatTTATATCTGGTGGACCTCCgcctccaccacctcctccgATGCTTGGAGGAgccccaccaccaccaccacctccaatGCGTGGAGGAGCcccaccgccaccaccacctccaATGCGTGGAGGAGCcccaccgccaccaccacctccaATGCGTGGAGGAGCCCCACCACCTCCTCCGCCTCCTGGTGGTAGAGCTCCTGGGGGACCTCCCCCTCCACCGCCTCCAGGTGGCCGTGCTCCGGGTCCACCTCCACCTCCTGGACCTAGACCTCCTGGTGGACCTCCTCCACCTCCTGGACCTAGACCTCCTGGTGCACCTCCTGGTGCACCTCCTGCTGGAAGAGGGCGTGGGCTTTCACGTCCAGGTTTGGGGTCTTCAGCTCCAAAAAAGTCTTCTCTGAAGCCTTTACACTGGGTTAAAGTAACAAGGGCCTTGCAGGGAAGCTTATGGGACGAGTTACAGAGACAAGGACAAAC TGCACCTGAATTTGATGTATCAGAAATAGAGACCCTTTTCTCTGCTATAGTGCCAAAACCGGCTGATAAAGCTGGAGGTCGAAGAAAATCTGTTGGGGCAAAACCTGAAAAAATTCAACTG ATTGACCTTAGGAGAGCCAATAATACGGAAATTATGCTTACGAAAGTGAAGATGCCGCTGCCTGATATGATG GCTGCAGTTCTGGCAATGGATGATACTGTACTAGATATTGATCAAATAGAGAATCTTATAAAGTTTTGTCCAACCAAGGAAGAGATGGAACTTCTTAAG AACTACACTGGTGACAAGGCGACCTTGGGAAAGTGTGAGCAG TACTTCCTAGAGCTAATGAAGGTGCCACGAGTAGAATCGAAGATGAGAGTGTTTTCCTTCAAGATTCAGTTCGGCACTCAG ATAAAAGAATTCAAAAAGAGTTTAAATGCGGTAAATTCTGCGTGTGATGAGGTCAGATGCTTGCAAGAACTAACTCTAATATTTCCTTTTAGTCCGTATATATTTCCCTTTCTTAGACTTTTTCTCTCCTCATTGCTTGTTCATCAGGTTCGTACTTCACAAAAGCTAAAAGAAATTATGAAAAAGATTCTTTACCTGGGGAACACATTGAACCAAGGAACTGCGAGGG GCGCTGCAGTGGGATTCAAGTTGGAcagtttattaaaattaagcGACACACGTGCTGCTAACAGCAAGATGACTCTGATGCACTATCTCTGCAAG GTCCTTGCTTCCAAGGGATCAGATCTACTGGACTTTCATAAGGATCTTGGAAGTCTTGAATCAGCttcaaag ATACAATTGAAGTCTCTGGCGGAGGAAATGCAAGCTATAATCAAAGGGTTGGAAAAACTGAACCAGGAGCTCACTGCATCTGAAAGTGATGGTCCTGTTTCTGAAGTTTTCCGCAAA ACATTGAAGGACTTCATTTCTGTTGCGACGACTGAAGTGACAGCTGTGTCGAGTCTTTACTCGGTCGTG GGAAATAATGCTGATGCCCTTGCGTATTATTTTGGAGAAGATCCTAAACGTTGTCCATTTGAACAAG TTACTGCGACCCTCTTGAATTTTATAAGGTTGTTCAAGAAAGCACATGAAGAGAACATCAAACAAGAGgaattggagaagaagaaagcagcAAAGGAAGCAGAGATGGAGAAGGCAAAAGGAGTCAGTCTCACAAAGAAACCAGTTGATGATAGCTGA
- the LOC108842093 gene encoding formin-like protein 20 isoform X2 — protein MALFRRFFYKKPPDHLLEISERLYVFDCCFSSDVMGEDEYKLYLGGIVAQLQDHFPDASFMVFNFREGEQRSQISDVLSQYDMTVMDYPRQYETCPLLPLEMIHHFLKSSESWLSLEGQQNVLLMHCEKGGWPVLAFMLSGLLLYRKQYQGEQKTLEMVHKQAPKELLHILSPLNPQPSQLRYLQYISRRNLTSDWPPSDTPLLLDCLILRDLPHFEGMKGCRPIIRVYGQDPKSKANRTSVVLFSTPKTNKHTRLYQQEECILVKLDIQCRVQGDVVLECIHLHDDFVREEMVFRIMFHTAFVRGNILIVERDEMDILWDAKDQFPKEFKAEVLFAGADTVVPAIATAPVSDDENDFDITSPEEFYEVEEIFSDVIEGPDHTVDSDSFVVVDTASDDSEGKEVWKGDVEPNAFLDCASDDSNHKHEVHVEASADPVKDITVDDVQYRSDGKADTSIDSVKDIGIDDSDEQRKRTMEAKEENDSIAAESEHKGDEEGNDLESTTQKANADLNIPVSDKTKAAPRKVVGANAKVAGDSLKPKSKQQETQGPNVRMAKPNAVSRWIPSNKGSYKDSMHVAYPPTRTNSAPASITTSLKDGKRATSPDGVVPKDAKTKYLRATVSSSDIMRSRTPIWLSPDSSPKEKASSLPASPHKAPPTPQHPPTAPALTSLTSEATSVLQSSQAAASPPPPPPPPPPPLPTYSSQSRNDSYSQTSHIPEPPPFPSERLNSGTVLPPPPPPPPPFASVKPNNGTLLPPSLAWKSVYTSSLATPTTCSTSQPPPPPPPPPWKPVYASIPETHEEGSTSYNSPPPPPQPPPPPPPFASEKPNNGTVLPPSLAWKSVYTSTLATPTTCSTSQPPPPPPPPPWKPVYTSILETHEEGSTSYNSPSPPPPPPPPPPPPPFSSSNTPKSSGGHIPPPSPMPYMSIAPSPSPKTSPINGFSAAPPPPPPPPFSKAHSVPFLPPPPASYGFPTPPPPFGHVGSVTPPPSQPPSHGASPPPPPPPPPPPPFGHVGSVPPPPFQPPRHGAPPPPPPPPPPPFGSSSPPPPPPPPFRSAGPPPPPPPPFGSTGPPPPPPPPPFGSTGPPPPPPPPFGSTGPPPPPPPPPFGSTGPPPPPPPPFRSTGPPPPPPPPFRTGGPPPPPPPPFGTSGPPPPPPPPFRSGGPPPPPPPPFISGGPPPPPPPPMLGGAPPPPPPPMRGGAPPPPPPPMRGGAPPPPPPPMRGGAPPPPPPPGGRAPGGPPPPPPPGGRAPGPPPPPGPRPPGGPPPPPGPRPPGAPPGAPPAGRGRGLSRPGLGSSAPKKSSLKPLHWVKVTRALQGSLWDELQRQGQTAPEFDVSEIETLFSAIVPKPADKAGGRRKSVGAKPEKIQLIDLRRANNTEIMLTKVKMPLPDMMAAVLAMDDTVLDIDQIENLIKFCPTKEEMELLKNYTGDKATLGKCEQYFLELMKVPRVESKMRVFSFKIQFGTQIKEFKKSLNAVNSACDEVRTSQKLKEIMKKILYLGNTLNQGTARGAAVGFKLDSLLKLSDTRAANSKMTLMHYLCKVLASKGSDLLDFHKDLGSLESASKIQLKSLAEEMQAIIKGLEKLNQELTASESDGPVSEVFRKTLKDFISVATTEVTAVSSLYSVVGNNADALAYYFGEDPKRCPFEQVTATLLNFIRLFKKAHEENIKQEELEKKKAAKEAEMEKAKGVSLTKKPVDDS, from the exons ATGGCGCTGTTCCGTCGCTTCTTCTACAAAAAGCCTCCCGATCACCTTCTCGAGATCTCCGAGCGTCTCTATG TTTTTGACTGCTGTTTCTCGAGCGATGTTATGGGAGAGGATGAGTACAAACTGTACTTGGGCGGCATCGTTGCTCAGCTACAGGATCATTTCCCAGACGCCTCTTTCATGGTCTTCAACTTCAGAGAAGGAGAGCAGCGGAGTCAAATATCAGATGTGCTGTCTCAGTACGACATGACGGTTATGGATTATCCTCGGCAGTACGAGACTTGTCCGCTCTTACCTCTTGAGATGATCCATCACTTTCTAAAATCCAGCGAGAGCTGGTTATCACTGGAAGGCCAACAGAATGTTCTGCTGATGCATTGCGAAAAAGGTGGTTGGCCTGTTCTTGCTTTCATGTTATCAGGGCTGTTGTTGTACAGAAAGCAGTATCAGGGCGAGCAGAAGACTCTTGAGATGGTGCACAAACAGGCTCCCAAGGAGCTTCTTCATATACTCTCTCCTCTTAACCCTCAGCCTTCTCAACTCAGATACCTTCAGTACATCTCTAGAAGAAACTTGACCTCTGATTGGCCTCCTTCAGATACTCCCCTTCTTTTGGATTGTTTGATTCTCAGAGATCTCCCACATTTTGAGGGTATGAAAGGCTGCAGACCAATCATCCGGGTTTACGGTCAGGACCCTAAATCCAAAGCGAACAGGACCTCCGTTGTTCTCTTTTCCACACCAAAGACGAACAAACACACTCGTCTCTACCAACAG GAAGAGTGTATCCTGGTGAAATTAGATATCCAATGCCGTGTTCAAGGGGATGTTGTTCTGGAATGTATACACTTGCACGATGATTTTGTGCGTGAAGAGATGGTCTTTAGAATCATGTTCCACACAGCATTTGTCCGTGGTAATATTTTAATTGTCGAGCGCGATGAGATGGATATACTTTGGGATGCCAAGGACCAGTTCCCAAAGGAATTCAAGGCAGAG GTACTTTTTGCTGGTGCTGATACCGTGGTGCCTGCTATTGCAACAGCCCCAGTATCAGATGATGAGAACGATTTTGATATCACTTCACCTGAAGAGTTTTATGAGGTGGAGGAGATTTTTAGCGATGTGATTGAGGGGCCTGACCATACGGTTGACTCAGATAGTTTTGTGGTTGTTGATACTGCTTCAGATGACTCTGAGGGTAAAGAGGTGTGGAAGGGGGACGTGGAACCCAATGCGTTTCTAGATTGTGCATCTGATGATTCAAATCATAAACATGAGGTGCATGTGGAGGCTAGCGCAGATCCAGTCAAAGATATAACTGTTGATGATGTACAGTATAGGTCAGATGGGAAGGCAGATACCAGTATTGACTCAGTGAAGGATATAGGGATAGATGATAGTGATGAGCAGCGAAAGAGGACAATGGAAGCAAAGGAGGAGAATGATTCTATAGCAGCAGAGTCGGAACACAAAGGTGATGAAGAAGGCAATGATTTGGAGTCTACAACTCAGAAAGCAAATGCTGATCTCAACATCCCTGTATCTGACAAAACAAAAGCTGCACCAAGGAAAGTGGTCGGAGCAAATGCAAAAGTGGCTGGAGATTCACTCAAACCGAAGTCTAAGCAGCAAGAAACTCAAGGTCCTAATGTTAGAATGGCTAAGCCTAATGCAGTTTCTCGGTGGATTCCTTCAAACAAGGGCTCATACAAAGATTCTATGCATGTGGCGTACCCTCCGACAAGGACAAACAGTGCTCCGGCTTCAATTACCACTTCTCTCAAGGATGGTAAAAGAGCTACATCGCCTGATGGCGTGGTTCCAAAAGATGCTAAGACTAAATATCTGAGAGCGACTGTTTCTTCATCGGATATTATGAGGAGTCGAACTCCAATTTGGTTATCACCAGATTCTAGCCCAAAGGAAAAGGCGTCGTCTCTACCTGCCTCTCCACATAAGGCCCCTCCAACACCTCAGCATCCACCTACAGCTCCAGCTCTGACTTCTCTAACCAGTGAGGCTACGTCAGTTTTACAGTCTTCACAAGCAGCTGCGTCACCTCCTCCACCGCCAccgccgccaccaccaccactacctACTTATTCTTCGCAGAGCCGAAATGACAGCTACTCTCAAACATCTCATATCCCGGAACCACCTCCATTTCCATCTGAGAGACTAAACAGTGGAACTGTGttgccaccaccaccaccaccacctcctccttttGCATCTGTGAAACCAAACAATGGAACCTTGTTGCCACCGTCTCTTGCTTGGAAGTCTGTGTATACTTCATCTTTGGCAACTCCTACGACATGTTCTACTTCtcaacctcctcctccaccacctccaccaccgtGGAAGCCTGTGTATGCTTCGATTCCTGAAACTCATGAGGAAGGCTCTACATCTTACaattctccaccaccaccaccacaaccaccaccacctcctcctccttttgCATCTGAGAAGCCAAACAATGGAACCGTGTTGCCACCGTCTCTTGCTTGGAAGTCTGTGTACACTTCAACTTTGGCAACTCCTACGACATGTTCTACTTCTcaacctcctccaccaccacctccaccaccgtGGAAGCCTGTGTATACTTCGATTCTTGAAACTCATGAGGAAGGCTCTACATCTTACAATTctccatcaccaccaccaccaccgccaccaccacctcctcctcctccttttagTTCATCAAATACACCAAAATCCAGTGGAGGTCACATTCCTCCTCCTTCCCCAATGCCTTATATGAGTATTGCACCTTCGCCATCACCCAAGACGTCTCCTATTAACGGTTTTTCTgctgctcctccacctcctcctcctcctccttttagTAAAGCACATTCAGTCCCTTTCCTTCCACCCCCGCCAGCAAGTTATGGATTCCCAACTCCACCTCCTCCTTTTGGTCACGTTGGTTCAGTTACTCCGCCTCCTTCTCAACCACCAAGTCATGGAGCCTCTcccccaccacctccaccaccaccaccaccacctcctttTGGTCACGTAGGTTCAGTTCCTCCACCTCCTTTTCAACCACCGAGACATGGAGCCCCTCCACCACCTCCGCCACCACCGCCACCTCCATTTGGATCTAGTAGTCCTCCGCCACCACCGCCACCTCCATTTCGATCTGCCGGAcctccgccaccaccaccacctccattTGGATCTACTGGACCtccgccaccaccaccgcctcctCCATTTGGATCTACGGGACCTCCGCCACCACCGCCACCTCCATTTGGATCTACGGGAcctccgccaccaccaccacctcctccattTGGATCTACGGGAcctccgccaccaccaccacctcctttTAGATCGACTGgacctcctccacctccaccgcCTCCGTTTAGAACTGGTGGACCTccgcctccaccaccacctccattTGGAACTAGTGGAcctccgccaccaccaccacctccattTAGATCTGGTGGACCTCCgccgccaccaccacctccatTTATATCTGGTGGACCTCCgcctccaccacctcctccgATGCTTGGAGGAgccccaccaccaccaccacctccaatGCGTGGAGGAGCcccaccgccaccaccacctccaATGCGTGGAGGAGCcccaccgccaccaccacctccaATGCGTGGAGGAGCCCCACCACCTCCTCCGCCTCCTGGTGGTAGAGCTCCTGGGGGACCTCCCCCTCCACCGCCTCCAGGTGGCCGTGCTCCGGGTCCACCTCCACCTCCTGGACCTAGACCTCCTGGTGGACCTCCTCCACCTCCTGGACCTAGACCTCCTGGTGCACCTCCTGGTGCACCTCCTGCTGGAAGAGGGCGTGGGCTTTCACGTCCAGGTTTGGGGTCTTCAGCTCCAAAAAAGTCTTCTCTGAAGCCTTTACACTGGGTTAAAGTAACAAGGGCCTTGCAGGGAAGCTTATGGGACGAGTTACAGAGACAAGGACAAAC TGCACCTGAATTTGATGTATCAGAAATAGAGACCCTTTTCTCTGCTATAGTGCCAAAACCGGCTGATAAAGCTGGAGGTCGAAGAAAATCTGTTGGGGCAAAACCTGAAAAAATTCAACTG ATTGACCTTAGGAGAGCCAATAATACGGAAATTATGCTTACGAAAGTGAAGATGCCGCTGCCTGATATGATG GCTGCAGTTCTGGCAATGGATGATACTGTACTAGATATTGATCAAATAGAGAATCTTATAAAGTTTTGTCCAACCAAGGAAGAGATGGAACTTCTTAAG AACTACACTGGTGACAAGGCGACCTTGGGAAAGTGTGAGCAG TACTTCCTAGAGCTAATGAAGGTGCCACGAGTAGAATCGAAGATGAGAGTGTTTTCCTTCAAGATTCAGTTCGGCACTCAG ATAAAAGAATTCAAAAAGAGTTTAAATGCGGTAAATTCTGCGTGTGATGAG GTTCGTACTTCACAAAAGCTAAAAGAAATTATGAAAAAGATTCTTTACCTGGGGAACACATTGAACCAAGGAACTGCGAGGG GCGCTGCAGTGGGATTCAAGTTGGAcagtttattaaaattaagcGACACACGTGCTGCTAACAGCAAGATGACTCTGATGCACTATCTCTGCAAG GTCCTTGCTTCCAAGGGATCAGATCTACTGGACTTTCATAAGGATCTTGGAAGTCTTGAATCAGCttcaaag ATACAATTGAAGTCTCTGGCGGAGGAAATGCAAGCTATAATCAAAGGGTTGGAAAAACTGAACCAGGAGCTCACTGCATCTGAAAGTGATGGTCCTGTTTCTGAAGTTTTCCGCAAA ACATTGAAGGACTTCATTTCTGTTGCGACGACTGAAGTGACAGCTGTGTCGAGTCTTTACTCGGTCGTG GGAAATAATGCTGATGCCCTTGCGTATTATTTTGGAGAAGATCCTAAACGTTGTCCATTTGAACAAG TTACTGCGACCCTCTTGAATTTTATAAGGTTGTTCAAGAAAGCACATGAAGAGAACATCAAACAAGAGgaattggagaagaagaaagcagcAAAGGAAGCAGAGATGGAGAAGGCAAAAGGAGTCAGTCTCACAAAGAAACCAGTTGATGATAGCTGA